In a single window of the Chaetodon trifascialis isolate fChaTrf1 chromosome 19, fChaTrf1.hap1, whole genome shotgun sequence genome:
- the alkal2a gene encoding aLK and LTK ligand 2a, which yields MSGLRRHFSMGLVLLMCALTGHYGESAPSAAPAAAAGGRDAQQDLRRIVEIMKHVEESRGRHGVKTEAPSTSRARTPAVGPTDLRNSKTNRGEKAVVVFPRDLRKKEKFLKHITGPLYFSPKCRKHVYRLYHHTRDCTIPAYFKRCARLLTRLAGSPQCTEG from the exons ATGAGCGGACTGCGCAGGCACTTCAGCATGGGACTGGTGCTACTGATGTGCGCGCTGACCGGCCACTACGGCGAGAGCGCGCCCTCGGCGGCTCCGGCGGCCGCTGCGGGCGGCAGGGACGCGCAGCAGGACTTGAGGCGGATAGTGGAGATCATGAAACACGTGGAGGAGAGCCGGGGTCGCCACGGCGTGAAAACGGAAGCCCCGTCAACATCGCGTGCGAGGACCCCTGCGGTGGGACCAACAGATTTACGCAactccaaaacaaacagaggggAAAAGGCTGTCG tcGTATTCCCCAGAGACCtcagaaagaaggagaaattCCTAAAACATATAACAG GTCCGCTCTACTTCAGTCCCAAGTGCAGGAAGCATGTGTACAGACTCTACCACCACACCAGAGACTGCACAATACCTGCAT ACTTCAAACGATGCGCGCGGCTTCTCACACGCCTCGCCGGCAGCCCGCAGTGCACAGAGGGGTAG